Proteins from one Listeria weihenstephanensis genomic window:
- a CDS encoding TetR/AcrR family transcriptional regulator: protein MTESKDILTQMLEVAEQDKKMSDKQKKIVAAAIELFAERGFAATSTSEIAKRAGVAEGTIFRHYKTKKDLLTSITVPIMIDSVAPFLVRTFVAEVFEQEYPDFRTFLGSLVRNRFEFARENSQVIKIYMQELLYHEEMREQFSKIFMVHVKGQFDRIIGFYKERGEINDMPTSTIMRALITNIVGFLVTRFMIMPDADWDDDVEVERTVTYILDGIN, encoded by the coding sequence AAAGTAAAGATATTCTGACACAGATGCTTGAGGTAGCCGAGCAGGATAAAAAAATGAGCGATAAGCAGAAAAAAATTGTAGCAGCGGCTATTGAACTGTTTGCAGAACGCGGATTTGCGGCAACATCAACGAGTGAGATTGCCAAACGAGCTGGCGTTGCGGAGGGGACGATTTTCAGACATTATAAGACGAAAAAAGATTTGCTGACATCGATTACTGTACCGATTATGATTGATAGTGTGGCACCATTTTTGGTACGAACTTTTGTGGCAGAGGTTTTTGAACAAGAGTACCCAGATTTCCGTACATTTCTTGGATCACTTGTGCGAAATCGCTTTGAGTTCGCGCGTGAGAATAGTCAGGTGATTAAGATATACATGCAGGAGTTATTGTACCATGAGGAGATGCGGGAGCAATTTTCAAAAATTTTCATGGTACATGTGAAGGGGCAGTTCGATCGAATTATTGGATTTTATAAAGAGCGCGGAGAGATTAACGATATGCCAACGAGTACGATTATGCGAGCTTTGATTACGAATATCGTTGGATTTTTAGTGACACGATTCATGATCATGCCAGACGCCGATTGGGACGACGACGTGGAAGTAGAGCGGACGGTGACGTATATACTGGATGGTATTAACTGA